Part of the Eubacterium sp. 1001713B170207_170306_E7 genome, TCCAGAGGATAATCCGCTGTACTGCGGCATTGCGGGCAGCCATGGCTTTGAGTACTCAAATAAAATTTTAGAGGCGGCGGATCTATGCATATGTGTCGGCGCCCGGATGTCTGACAGGGGAACCAACAATCTGATGGACTTGATCAATGATATGGAGCTCATTCATATTGATATCGACCCTGCAGAGATCGGAAAAAACATCGACGATACCAACGTGCCCATTGTAGGCGACGCGCGTACGGTTCTGCTCGACCTGATCCAGAAGGATTTAAAGAAGGATACCAGAGACTGGCTTAAAACCATTGAGATCATCAAAGAGAATCATCCGCTTCTGTACGATACACATTTGGAATTAGGCCTGGTAAACCCCAAGCTTTTGTTTGAAAAATTAGGAGACATCGCTTCGGATAACGCAACGATTGTAGCTGATGTTGGCCTGAACCAGATATGGTCCGCGCTGTACTTTAAGGTTTGTAAGGAACGTCATTATTTTACCTCTGGCGGTCTGGGAACCATGGGCTACAGCATTCCCGCCGCTGGCGGGGTGGCCTTTGCGACAAGGGAAAATCCAAAGCAGGTCTTCGCGATTTGCGGCGATGGTAGCTTCCAGATGTCCATGGGTGAGCTGGGGGTTATTGCAGAGCATAATCTAAATATCAATATTATTATGATCAACAATCATAAGCTGGGGATGGTACGCCAGCTTCAGCACGATATTTATGGTAAAAATCATTACAGCGGCACAGACATTAACTTCAGCATTGACTTTATGAAGCTGGCTGAGGCATACGGCATTAAAGGGTATCAGGCAAGCTCAAACGCCGAAGCCGAAGCGGCCCTTAACGATGCTATTTCCCATAATGGGCCAACTCTGATTGAATGTCAGGTTCATGAAGACTTTATAAAGATTTAGGAGAGAAGCCATGGAAAACTATTGTTTATCCCTCTTGGTTGAAAATAACTTTGGGGTTTTAAGCCGTATTGCAGGGCTTTTTGCAAGACGCGGCTATAATATCGACAGCCTGACTGTCGGTACGACAGAGGATGCCAAGGTATCGCGCATCACCATTACGGTGACAGGTGATGAGCATATTCTTGCGCAGATAAAAAAACAGCTGAACAAGCTAATCGACGTTATCAAGGTCATTGAGCTCAAACCGGAGGAATCTATTCGCCGGGAGCTGGTGTTTATCAAGGTTAAGGCCAATGACGAAACCCGTTCCAATATCGTGGAAATCTCCAACTTATTCAGAGCCAATGTTGTGGATGTGGCCCGCGAAAGCCTGGTACTGGAAATAACCGGAACCCGGGATAAGGTGGACGCGTTCTTTAACATGATTGAGCCCTATGGAATTCTGGAATTTGTGCGTTCCGGCGATACCGGCCTTCAAAGAGGCCACCGGATGATTTAGGTGCTGTGGGGAATGAATTCAAAAAATAGAGGAGCATGCTTTATTTTACTGGCCGTCACGCTAATGAGCACAGGCGGCCTTTTAATTAAAAGCATTGAAGCGAGCGCGATCAGCATTGCCTTTGCGAGAAGTCTGATCGCAGGCTGTGTTTTTCTGCCATTCATAAAATGGAAAAAAGTCCGATTCAGTAAAAATTACATTGGTCTTATTATTTCTTATACATACTTAACCATCAGCTTTGTCATCGCGACAAAGCTGACGACAGCTGCCAACGCGATTATACTGCAGTGTACAGCGCCGCTGTGGCTCTATCTGGCTTATCTGATCAGCGGTAAAAAAAAGCTGGTCACGCGGGAGTTTGTGCCACGGGTTACAATTTTGGCTGGAATTATCATTATTTTTTGCGATCCATTGAATGCTTCAGGTAACGCGACCGCCATGGCTGGTAATCTTTTGGCCCTGTCCGCAGGTATTGCCTATGCGCTGGAGCAGTATTTTATGGAGAAAAAATACCCGATGGGCGATATTACCATCATCGGATTTATCAATTTTGTTATGGCTGGGGTAATGCTCATATTCATGCACAGCCAGATATCCTTCTCAGGTCTCCCCACGATAAACTGGCTGTATCTTATATTGCTTGGCGTCTTTCAAATTGGTATTTCTTACCTGTTTTTTCTTAAAGGAGTTCGACTGGTATCTGCCTTTGAAGCGTCGATTCTTTCGCTGCTGGAGCCAATACTAAACCCGGTTTTTGTGTTTTTCTTTGTGGGGGAGGTTCCGAGCACCTACACAATTTGCGGGTTCGCAGCTATCTTATTCGGTATTGTACTGACCCTTGTACCGAATAAAAAGACAGCTTTGGCAGACCAAAAACTAGAAGAAACAGCTGAGACTAGAGAGTAGAAAAAATTATTAGAATAAAAGTGAAAAAATTCGCAAAAGGTCTTGCAAATTCGTAAAATAGGAGTATAATAAAGACAATAAGGATTTATACTATAGAATAAGAAAATATTACTGTGGATTCATCCCGTTTTATCCTTAAAACGGGAAAATTTCTTTAGAAAAATTGGATACATTGTGCAAGTGGAAGAAGTTGAGGAAACCTGTTAAATCAGGAAAAAAGTAAGGAGTAATTATGAATCACGAACACCATCATGATCATCACTGCGGCTGCGGCTGTCAGGATGAGCCCAAATTCCCAGAATTAGATGCAGTTCTGGACGCGTATGCCGATGTAGCAGGAAGCCTGATTACCATCCTGCAGAAGGCTCAGGAAACCTATGGCTATCTGTCCCCGGACTTAATGCTGTATATTTCTCGTGAAACAGATATTCCAGTAGCGAAAATATACGGTGTTGCAACTTTTTATGCTCAGTTCCGCATGAATCCTGTTGGCAAGCATCTGATCATGCTCTGTCAGGGAACAGCCTGTCACGTTAATGGATCTTCAATGATTGAGGAAGCCGTTGTGGAGCATCTTGGCATTAAAGAGGGCGAAACCACCGAGGACGGTCTTTTTACCCTGGAAAATGTCGCCTGTCTGGGCTGCTGCTCTTTATCTCCGGTGATGATGATCGACGGAGAGACCTATGGCCAGCTGACAAAGGATAAAGTGGTTAATATTTTAACAGAGCTCAAGGAACAGGAGGCGTAGACAATGGAAAACTATAAAGTAATCATTGGGCAGGGAAGCTGCGGTATCGCTGCCGGCGCTGCAAAGGTTGAAGAAGCCTTTAAAGATCAGATTGCCGCTAAAAATCTGAGTATTGACCTTGAAAAAACCGGTTGTATCGGGACCTGCTATCTTGAACCCATTGTGGATGTGGTTGATCCCTCAGGCGCTAAGATTACCTACGTCAATGTCGATACCGGCGATGTTGAGCGTATTGTGGATGAACATATCCTTGGGCAGAAAAATATTACAGACCTGGAAATGGCAGCTCAGGACAAGGAAATGATCGCCAAGCAAAAACGCGTGGTGCTTCAGAACTGTGGTGTCATTGACCCGGAACGTCTTGAGGATTATCTGGCAGTCGACGGCTATAAGGCCGCTAAAGGAGCTGTTGAGGAGATGACACCGGAAGAAATTATTAATACCGTTAAAGTAGCCGGGCTGGCTGGCCGCGGCGGGGCAGGCTTCCCAACCTGGTTTAAATGGAATGAAGCCCATAAGGCCAAGGGAGACGTCAAGTATTTAGTCTGCAACGCCGACGAAGGCGACCCTGGTGCCTTTATGGACCGTTCGGTACTTGAAAGTGATCCACATGCGCTCATTGAAGGGATGATTATTGCAGCCAGGGCCATCGGCGCTGGACAGGGTGTTGTCTATGTCCGTGCAGAGTATCCACTGGCCATAAAACGTCTTGAGAATGCCATCGGACAGGCTCGTGAGGCAGGCTATCTTGGTGAGAATATCTTTGGGTCCTCCTTCAGCTTTGATCTGAGAATTAAAGCCGGCGCCGGCGCTTTCGTCTGCGGTGAAGAAACCGCTTTGATTGCGTCGCTGGAAGGGGAACGCGGGATGCCGCGTCTCAAGCCGCCATTTCCGGCCCAAAAAGGCTACTGGGCAAAACCGACCAATATCAACAACGTTGAAACCTATGCGAACGTACCGTGGATTTTCAGAAATTCCGGTGAAGCTTACGGACAGCTCGGAAATGAAAATTCCAAGGGCACCAAAGTATTTGCCCTGACTGGTAAAATCAAAAAGGGCGGTCTGGTTGAGATTCCAATGGGCTTAACTCTGCGTGACGTCATTTATGATATCGGCGGCGGTATCAAAAATGATAAGGCATTTAAAGCGGTTCAGATGGGCGGACCATCCGGTGGATGTGTTCCAGCTGAGCTGGTGGATACCGTTATCGACTATCCTTCTATTACTAAAACTGGCGCGATCATGGGCTCCGGCGGGATGGTTGTCATGGATGAAACCACTTGTATGGTTGATATGGCCCGCTTCTTCCTGGATTTTACCCGGAAGGAATCCTGTGGTAAATGCAACTACTGCCGTATCGGAACCATGCGTATGCTTGAAATTCTGACCCGTATCACAGAAGGCGAAGGACGTGACGGCGATATTGAGCTTCTAGAAGAGCTTTGTCTCAAGGTTAAGGAGGGCTCGATGTGTGGCCTTGGCCAGACAGCGCCGAACCCGGTTCTTACCACCCTGCGTTATTTCAGAAACGAATATGAGGACCATATCTACAGACATAAATGTACAGCTCACAGCTGTAAGGCCTTGATTACCTACAGCATTGATGAGGAAAAATGTGTCGGCTGTACCCGCTGTGCCAAGAACTGCCCGGTTGAGGCCATTTCGGGCACACCTAAAAAGGTTCATGTTATCGATCAGGAAAAATGCGTTAAGTGCGGAAAATGCGCCAGCGTTTGTAAGTTTGATGCGGTAATCGTGGATTAGGAAGGAGTGAGGGACATGAAGAAATTAAGAATTAATATTAACGGAAAAGAAGTAACGGGTTTTGCAGAACAGACTATTTTGGACGTTGCCCGCGAAAACGGTATTGACATCCCAACTCTTTGCTATGACGAACGCACCGAGGTTTATGGCTCCTGCGGCCTCTGCATGGTAGAGGTTGAGGGAAATCCAAAACTGCTGAAAGCCTGTGCAACCCCCATCGTGGAAGGTATGGTCATCACGACCAAGTCCGACAGAGTGCTGGAATCCAGGAAAACCAACCTGGAGCTTCTGCTTTCCAAGCACATTGGCGATTGTGTGGCGCCGTGTCAGCTGGAATGTCCGGGACAGACAGACTGCCAGGGATATGTTGGGCTTATAGCCAACGGAGAATACGAGGAAGCCATTAAGCTGATCAAGGACCGTCTGCCTCTGCCGGCATCCATCGGGCGTGTCTGTCCGCATCCCTGCGAAAAGGCCTGCCGCCGAGGTTTGGTGGATGAACCTGTTTCAATCTTGTGGCTCAAGCGTTTTGCAGCGGATCTGGACATTGACAAGGGAATGTTTATGCCAGAGGTTGCGCCAGACACTCACAAAAGCATTGGTGTCATCGGCGGCGGCCCAGGCGGTTTAACAGCAGCCTATTTTCTGAGAAAAGCCGGCCATGCCGTTACCATCTATGAAGCCATGCCCAAAGCTGGCGGCATGCTGCGCTATGGGATTCCGGAGTACCGTCTGCCAAAGACAGTCCTGGATGAAGAAATCAAGCTGATCGAAGATATGGGTGTTACTGTTAAGACGGGTGTGCGCATTGGCGCGGATCTGCCTTTTGAGAGTCTGAGAAAACAGCATGATGCCATGTATGTGGCCATTGGCGCCTGGACCAGCAGTGGACTGCGCTGTGAAGGCGTAGACGCAGATGGCGTTATTGGCGGGATCGAGTTGCTCAGACAGATTGTCAACAATGAGCCGGCGAACCTGGGCGATAAGGTCGCCATTGTCGGCGGCGGGAATACCGCCATGGACGCCTGCAGAAGCGCGGTGCGCCTGGGGGCAAAGGAAGTCTACAATGTATACCGTCGTACTGTTGCCGAAATGCCGGCTGAACAGGAAGAAATTGAGGAAGCGCAGGAAGAGGGCGTTGTCTTTAAAAACCTGTGTAACCCGATTGAAATCATCAAGGATGAAAATGGTCATGTTAAGCAGATGCTGCTTCAGAAAATGGAGCTGGGCGAACCAGACGCCAGCGGACGCCGTCGGCCTGTGCCCATTGAGGGTGAAACTGAGCTGATTGACGTGGACACCGTT contains:
- a CDS encoding DMT family transporter, producing the protein MNSKNRGACFILLAVTLMSTGGLLIKSIEASAISIAFARSLIAGCVFLPFIKWKKVRFSKNYIGLIISYTYLTISFVIATKLTTAANAIILQCTAPLWLYLAYLISGKKKLVTREFVPRVTILAGIIIIFCDPLNASGNATAMAGNLLALSAGIAYALEQYFMEKKYPMGDITIIGFINFVMAGVMLIFMHSQISFSGLPTINWLYLILLGVFQIGISYLFFLKGVRLVSAFEASILSLLEPILNPVFVFFFVGEVPSTYTICGFAAILFGIVLTLVPNKKTALADQKLEETAETRE
- the nuoE gene encoding NADH-quinone oxidoreductase subunit NuoE; this translates as MNHEHHHDHHCGCGCQDEPKFPELDAVLDAYADVAGSLITILQKAQETYGYLSPDLMLYISRETDIPVAKIYGVATFYAQFRMNPVGKHLIMLCQGTACHVNGSSMIEEAVVEHLGIKEGETTEDGLFTLENVACLGCCSLSPVMMIDGETYGQLTKDKVVNILTELKEQEA
- the ilvN gene encoding acetolactate synthase small subunit → MENYCLSLLVENNFGVLSRIAGLFARRGYNIDSLTVGTTEDAKVSRITITVTGDEHILAQIKKQLNKLIDVIKVIELKPEESIRRELVFIKVKANDETRSNIVEISNLFRANVVDVARESLVLEITGTRDKVDAFFNMIEPYGILEFVRSGDTGLQRGHRMI
- the ilvB gene encoding biosynthetic-type acetolactate synthase large subunit — its product is MIPLLAAKLILKCLEKENVEVVFGYPGGALLPLYEAFRESPIQHVLVRNEQAGPHYASGYSRESGKVGVCLATSGPGATNMVTGIATAYLDSIPIVAITGQVNRDLIGTDAFQEADITGATEPFTKHSYLVQDAADIPRIIREAFHIASTGRPGPVLIDIPRDVQNTNLKSVNYCEKVEIRGYKPTYEGHTGQIRRAIRKMKSSRRPIIYAGGGVVLSYAEKELLTFAEQNGIPVITTLMGVGCFPEDNPLYCGIAGSHGFEYSNKILEAADLCICVGARMSDRGTNNLMDLINDMELIHIDIDPAEIGKNIDDTNVPIVGDARTVLLDLIQKDLKKDTRDWLKTIEIIKENHPLLYDTHLELGLVNPKLLFEKLGDIASDNATIVADVGLNQIWSALYFKVCKERHYFTSGGLGTMGYSIPAAGGVAFATRENPKQVFAICGDGSFQMSMGELGVIAEHNLNINIIMINNHKLGMVRQLQHDIYGKNHYSGTDINFSIDFMKLAEAYGIKGYQASSNAEAEAALNDAISHNGPTLIECQVHEDFIKI
- a CDS encoding NADH-quinone oxidoreductase subunit NuoF, translated to MENYKVIIGQGSCGIAAGAAKVEEAFKDQIAAKNLSIDLEKTGCIGTCYLEPIVDVVDPSGAKITYVNVDTGDVERIVDEHILGQKNITDLEMAAQDKEMIAKQKRVVLQNCGVIDPERLEDYLAVDGYKAAKGAVEEMTPEEIINTVKVAGLAGRGGAGFPTWFKWNEAHKAKGDVKYLVCNADEGDPGAFMDRSVLESDPHALIEGMIIAARAIGAGQGVVYVRAEYPLAIKRLENAIGQAREAGYLGENIFGSSFSFDLRIKAGAGAFVCGEETALIASLEGERGMPRLKPPFPAQKGYWAKPTNINNVETYANVPWIFRNSGEAYGQLGNENSKGTKVFALTGKIKKGGLVEIPMGLTLRDVIYDIGGGIKNDKAFKAVQMGGPSGGCVPAELVDTVIDYPSITKTGAIMGSGGMVVMDETTCMVDMARFFLDFTRKESCGKCNYCRIGTMRMLEILTRITEGEGRDGDIELLEELCLKVKEGSMCGLGQTAPNPVLTTLRYFRNEYEDHIYRHKCTAHSCKALITYSIDEEKCVGCTRCAKNCPVEAISGTPKKVHVIDQEKCVKCGKCASVCKFDAVIVD